The sequence CAGATATATTCTGAAACAATATAACTTAATAGGCACTATGGCTCTGGAATGGGGAGAGTTTAGGGTTGTAGAGTAAAGGAAGTATGTGGTGGTAGTCAGGGTCGGCTGcaggtttcaggaggcccctgggcgaaagagcctcagtgggcccctttgcagtgaactcctgtggcggcattaaaaattctgaaataaaaactgtctcctgtcccctaatttatcataccaaacaaccccctcatggttattttatataaacccctcTCACACCCTATGGGCtccttagatacagcccccctcacccccatggattgtAGAGCCTTATGGGGGCCCCCTTCCCAGCTTCTCTGGGTCCCGACACTGGCCCAGGTATGCCCCGGCCCTAGTGCTAGTTACTATTTATAGTCAATAAACATTTTACATtgtatactgttttttttttaaaattcaaaatacaaataaaaatatcagttttttatCACTTAGTTGTCTATATCCTGCCTTGTTGAGTACCTGCTAATCTTGTATCTCTGTTCCTTGAGTAAGTATTTCCTTTCCAAAGTGGTGTCTTTTTTTGAAAATCCTCCCTTTTACAGGTCACACGATGGGACAATGGAACATAAGCATCTCCGTCACTGAATTCATTCTTGTAGGATTCCCCACACTCAACAGATATGGACCTTTTCTCTTTATTTGTCTTCTTCTAGTTTACATCCTCACCATTGCTGGTAATGTGATTATCTTTGTAATTGTAAGGTTGGACAGGCGTCTCCAGACACCTATGTACttttttattagtattttatCCTTCCTTGAAATTTGGTACACAGCTGTTACCATTCCTAAGATGCTGAGTAACCTCCTAGATGAGGGGAGGAGCATACCTTTTAATGGCTGCCTCTTGCAGACGTATTTCTTCCACTCGCTTGGAGCTAGTGAGTGCTATCTCCTTACCGCCATGGCCTATGACCGTTATTTAGCGATTTGTCAACCACTTCACTACCCTTCCCTTATGACCTCCAAAATGACTATTAAGTTAGCAGTTGCCTGCTTTACCTTGGGGTTTTTATGCCCCATTACAGAAGTCATCCTCATATCTCAACTACCCTTCTGTGGGAGTAATGAAATCCAGCATATTTTCTGTGACTTCCCACCGTTACTCAGTTTGGCTTGCACGGACACATCCATCAATGTTCTTGCAGATTTTTTCATCAATAGTTTTATTATCCTGTTGACATTCAGTTTTATAATGATTTCTTATTTCAGGATAATTATAACTATCCTGAGAATAAGGACTTCTAGTGGTCGAATTAAGGCATTCTCTACCTGTGTGTCTCACCTGACTGTTGTCCTCCTGTTTTTCACCTGTATTATGTTCATGTATGTACGACTGACCAAGAGTTACTCTTTGTATTATGATCGTGTTCTAGCTGTTATTTATTCAGTTCTCACCCCTATATTAAATCCTTTCATCTATAGCCTGCGGAACAAGGAAATCAGGTTGGCTTTGAAGCGTTTATTGTGTGTTAAAGGTATTTACAGCTAAGCAGAGATGTGAGactatgggagagatttatcacaagtctcatagaacagaactgttctagttgcccatggcaaccaatcagggctcagctttgattttcccacagctgtttataaaatttaagtttagctctgattggtttccatggacaactagaacagttttacctcagaaacttatgataaatctccccctatggctCCATGTAATCAATTCTATGGTGAGTCCTTCTAGAGTCACTAATGGACGTATTGGTCAAATATTTCCTTGGGTAAGGTACATACATGCAATTTAACCAAGTAGAGCAGAGGTAGCAAAATGGGGTCAAAGACTGGTTCTCGAACTTTACTTGTGAACATAATGCCAGCCTATAAGGAAAATGTAGAAGATAGAACTAAATacctacagacacctcagcatAAACTCGAAGATAACGGCGCAGGAGAAAAGAAATGGAGAAAGTCCAGAAAACTTCATAAAGTCCAAATTACAGATTAATATTTTTCTCCGCTTCCACGTCCTTCAATACTCCATAAACGGCAAAATACATAAAGAAGCTGTACCTTTAGAACTCCTTACTAGTAATAGGAAATATTGACTTATGTCATTCCTCAAGGGGTGTAATGTTACTAATGTAACACTAGATAAATTAAGGTTACATGTTACTACTAAAAATGTCATTGCTGCTATCAATCAAAATGTTTGCGCTTTTATAAAAGAAAGAAATGGATGCCCGTtggtaagccccggaagaagccgcccaggcgaaactcggagtcggacAGAAAACCGAGCGTGCAAAGCTATTTATTgcataaggcctttttaatctaCAAATTTAGTGAGTATTCCAAATTTAAAACAACTTATATTGGTTAAAAACCCCGTTGCAGTATTGGGATCTACTTTTTGGAGAGAGCTGGCGCGGCGTGGCGATAAATGGAACTAAGAACGTAGAGATGCGGTTTCTGAGTCGGGAGATCTTGTACTCACACCCGAACTGTCTTGAACTGGAGTTGTAGGTACTGCTTCTGTATTTATATTGCTGTTTATGGAGTATTGTAGGATGTGGAAGCAGAGAAAAATATTAATTTCTAAGGAAAATGTGTTGCAAGGGGCTAActatataggacagtgatggcgaaccttttagacacagagtgcccaaacaggtttactgatggtagatgttcaaACTTACATGCACGTCCTTTgccttaggacagtgatggcaaaccttttagacacagagtgcccaaactacaaccaaaacctacttttatgtcgcaaagtgccaagatgacaatttatgcaataacctattgatcccaactgtttcataagtcttaatcgtattgctgttctgaggacaccaatacaatagaaagaaaatttggattgtagcttccttccagtgtcccctgaagaggaaaaatcaggggacccagagcaggagctccaaccttAATCCATCTCTGTCTATACCTTCTTGCTTCTTGTGTAATCCTGGCAGCCAAGaaggtgttgctttaaaatagctttggaccgcaggaggaaaccttgagtcatGTTTACCAAattttgtgctggggtgaaggcctaggtgcccacagaaagggctctgagtgccacctcttgcacccgggccataggttcgccaccactgatataggataTTGAGACCTTCTGAACCTCCGtctgtgttatatactgtacatacaagaCCTAACTGAAGAACGTGTCTTACCTGTTCATACAAGTAATCATGTCActtattgaaggaaatctaccatcaaaatcaagcatggataaaccaggggcacttactaatagatccaggcaccgtgactgtggtaatcttctgttTGTTATATCCATGggctgcttccttctaaaatcaacttttaaaattatgctaatgattgtCTAAAGTCTAAAGGATTGttaccaaaccccccccccccccctttgctgcagattcacaggctgttaaagtgTGCatagagcacttccccctcccatcaTCACTTCTATTTCTGAAAGAATTCTTACTTTGCAGTATTTTTTCCACactaaaataaaagaataaagtcGTGTATAGAGAATTCGGTGACAATGTGCAAATGAAAAGAGTGCATAGAATGAAAATCCAGGATATCACTGGTAGATAATATTGAAAAATAAACTAATCGATATAGATATATACTAATTATGGAGTCAAGGCAAGACTTAGATCAAATTCTAGTTTAGCAATGTTTCGAACAATGAATCGATTAAAGATGTAGGAATGTTCCTTAAGATTGCTGTGGATATTTTATAGGATAGGCAAGCTCAATCAATACAAGCTCCCCGTGCTTCCCTGGCGTCCTGGAGTTTGAGTTGCGGCAGTGGGTCATTCACTCATTACTCACTATGAAAACCCCAATAACTCAATGGCAGCAGTCAGCAGAGGTGGTGTTGGAATGATCGCAGTGGTAAGTAGTAGTGTCCCAcagaattaccttatatactcgagtataagcctagtttttcagcacaaaatttgtgctcaaaagccctaactcggcttatactcgagtcaa comes from Engystomops pustulosus chromosome 6, aEngPut4.maternal, whole genome shotgun sequence and encodes:
- the LOC140065900 gene encoding olfactory receptor 6N2-like; translation: MGQWNISISVTEFILVGFPTLNRYGPFLFICLLLVYILTIAGNVIIFVIVRLDRRLQTPMYFFISILSFLEIWYTAVTIPKMLSNLLDEGRSIPFNGCLLQTYFFHSLGASECYLLTAMAYDRYLAICQPLHYPSLMTSKMTIKLAVACFTLGFLCPITEVILISQLPFCGSNEIQHIFCDFPPLLSLACTDTSINVLADFFINSFIILLTFSFIMISYFRIIITILRIRTSSGRIKAFSTCVSHLTVVLLFFTCIMFMYVRLTKSYSLYYDRVLAVIYSVLTPILNPFIYSLRNKEIRLALKRLLCVKGLGIMIMIKPFIDFGK